A genomic window from Oceanispirochaeta sp. M1 includes:
- a CDS encoding carbohydrate ABC transporter permease → MNTAKVKRIIYDNLMRIVMLLISIIVAGPILWAFITSFKTSAEFLRSPWILPAKLQFVNYVNAVQKAHMGQYFINSIAVTFVSLAFLLFLVVPASYALARQRFFGSKMINLLVLAGLFINANYIVVPLFILLKNLNSLDNRLMLCAVYAATAIPFNVYLLSGFMKGISREYEDAANIDGCGPMMILYRIIVPMAKPGLITVSLFGFMTFWNEYMLALTLLTTPGKRTLSVGLKNLMEIQKYATNWGAMFAGLVIVMLPTMIFYASVQKKLTDGITLGGIKG, encoded by the coding sequence ACAACCTGATGCGGATTGTGATGCTTCTGATTAGTATCATTGTGGCGGGGCCGATTCTCTGGGCCTTTATCACCTCTTTTAAGACCAGTGCAGAATTCCTCCGCTCCCCCTGGATACTGCCGGCAAAACTCCAGTTTGTAAATTATGTCAACGCCGTACAGAAGGCACATATGGGGCAGTACTTTATCAATTCCATTGCTGTTACCTTCGTCTCCCTGGCTTTTCTGCTCTTCCTGGTGGTTCCCGCCTCCTATGCCTTGGCCCGGCAACGGTTTTTCGGCTCGAAGATGATAAATCTGCTGGTACTGGCGGGGTTGTTTATCAATGCCAACTACATTGTGGTTCCCCTGTTCATCCTGCTTAAAAATTTAAATAGCCTGGATAACCGTCTCATGCTCTGTGCGGTCTACGCGGCGACGGCGATTCCTTTCAATGTCTACCTGCTGTCGGGATTCATGAAGGGGATCTCCAGGGAATACGAGGACGCCGCCAATATAGACGGATGCGGCCCAATGATGATTCTCTACCGGATCATCGTGCCCATGGCCAAGCCCGGCCTGATCACCGTAAGCCTTTTTGGTTTTATGACCTTCTGGAATGAGTATATGCTGGCCCTGACCCTGCTGACGACTCCCGGAAAACGGACCCTTTCGGTGGGGCTGAAAAATCTGATGGAGATACAGAAGTACGCCACCAACTGGGGTGCCATGTTCGCGGGGCTGGTGATTGTCATGCTGCCCACCATGATTTTCTACGCATCAGTACAGAAAAAACTGACCGACGGCATCACACTGGGCGGGATCAAGGGATAG